A single window of Gambusia affinis linkage group LG18, SWU_Gaff_1.0, whole genome shotgun sequence DNA harbors:
- the shroom4 gene encoding protein Shroom4 isoform X2, whose protein sequence is MIEDGGKAAHCKRLKVGDELININGSALYGSRQEALILIKGSYRILKLTVRRRSVPLIRPHSWHLAKLSEPLPPPPPPSPPLLTPRLPLADSPPLPPPPPPSAMQLHSGSYTLPWHTTDNSDVSMQWSQLPRPYSSTDRSSSLGSMESLDTPTPTTQPYSDSHNSPVDPTLFNNKRDSAYSSFSASSNTSDYAAVPLRPGEASSMDNLLQSLSPACQGYPGEASTLGRSPGEAPDEAHLIVHKSRSLTRPKTRPTEIKGRPSSCCYEHNQREGGLDIVRNGESQVERKNNPPQPPTRKDSFRATRSRTNDGNKHCISSAVENSTCCKENLPCLNVDSGIQNGFSAPEEGDQTENVKTDSTHSHFSQRQIDEFRHIKGDGSSENDSKSEAHSEHFSDSVPTSKVPITPFASASLPSESSTEIQGQSHVDHCQTNHSSAGLHRHSAPEKLLASQLQLLQFNSNDSSLEVFNPSNPSDHSVSACSSQWSHASSLQHTTEDSTFPTLHKMEGSRCSTPGSVFLEGEVEDSASVERLEAVGVNGRSLSPVHHHTPWGRSVSVPGEPTGSSTREQLNSDHMAESDFQPLSAAASVDTLLDEQMLVEKRMTGDKNEEVAEREENTKKSNSSKNFRRNRRRSERFATNLRNEIQRKKAQLQRGHGPGGLLCSRETVQEEECSDLCEDGPDPNRPIQKKSVKVAFVTPGVPEDSQNSSQVKTSKTLREPDCGISQTQTTSFPQGNNRSRSVQILDPGVSSFGVGIRVVEEPAPAGKARRWRWTPEHKLQLELDGDRRCGVSGEKVLGVTGSRHGVCAFTSSSGSSHSRSSSSSRLEESDILPFADRMKFFEETSKGIPVSNTSNRSNNRQNQPDWHQEQQTEDLGQNSTQRRYSYQGAQEESVHPPNNMEPRRQPVSAIRERQKEIEKEREERLREMERQQQLERQERELEMERARLREIQREERMRQRERERERELQRKREAEKERLEHFQHVPPQDCYSHSGIREQEREIQLKDQFHNWQPKPQTFSHCQNQVQGSAFYPVSHHLQPEKQDSLHQGYNAKSYTPTETFHAPQQETVKLNRKYSLTERDYSTWRRESRQPPAVHQQQHHLHQGHSDSRRPASRGDERDVYNAAPPPAPLYLRGRAMSENDLRFETSHRWSPSIYAASSQTLSEMEEGGDSSSAARQRKKKTPPPPRPPPPKWEQFHRRRASHHALLASSAFAAPQPIPSSFDSTEGRYSVHSSSYVPPPDESRQRSYSLPPERQEASETCSRCSCSQTQTQEHAFSRPSSQSPAPFQEHAFAVAPPSPMFSRKAFRPVAPRHVEREDDFVAEPVVASLPPPLPAKTRMRSPSGLNVGLSLDLKPLPSTRPRAERERPPSSGVHSPSPGLEVGRPREDYPTEAYFSQGELEHHQAFTNRDFQVQGQQKHAESEKTLSPSPVHSLEVELEVPLETDIDDFQELPVEDMAITSELPCFAQPVTVLETDIDTLPDPEASPSAETLDGSGSLDEEELELFPLSGEGESGTESWREASQSVEHNTNSLDRQSGASSSCSSYYHTSAAKAQLLSQMKDFTDSREKLEDDELAYKKQLMESLRKKLGVLREAQRGLQEDIRANAQLGDEVENMVVSVCKPNEVDKYRMFIGDLDKVVSLMLSLSGRLLRVETTLDTLDPETEHQDRLPLLEKKRHLMRQLSEAQDLKDHVDRREQAVSRVLARCLTPEQHRDYSHFVKMKAALLVEQRQLEDKIRLGEEQLRGLRESLGLGLGMGMGMGISMGYGHY, encoded by the exons ACGCAGCGTTCCTCTCATCAGGCCTCACTCCTGGCACTTGGCCAAGCTGTCGGAGCCGCTGCCTCCGCCCCCTCCTCCGTCTCCTCCGCTGCTGACCCCCCGCCTGCCCCTCGCCGACTCCCCACCGCTCCCCCCTCCTCCGCCTCCGTCTGCCATGCAGCTCCACTCCGGCTCCTACACCCTACCCTGGCACACAACCGACAACAG TGACGTGTCCATGCAGTGGTCTCAGTTGCCCAGACCGTACTCCTCCACTGACCGAAGCAGCTCCCTGGGATCTATGGAGAGCTTGGACACACCGACACCCACCACACAGCCATATTCCGACTCCCACAATTCCCCCGTTGACCCTACCCTCTTCAACAACAAGCGGGACTCTGCCTACAGCTCTTTCTCTGCCAGTTCGAACACATCTGATTACGCTGCTGTGCCTCTAAGGCCCGGTGAGGCCTCTTCCATGGATAACCTCCTCCAGAGCCTCAGCCCAGCATGTCAAGGTTACCCTGGTGAAGCTTCCACTCTAGGGAGGTCGCCTGGTGAGGCCCCAGATGAGGCGCATCTAATTGTGCACAAGTCCAGATCGTTGACCAGGCCAAAAACGAGGCCCACTGAGATAAAAGGGCGGCCGTCATCGTGCTGCTATGAACACAACCAGAGGGAAGGGGGTTTGGACATTGTTAGAAATGGAGAATCTCAAGTGGAGAGAAAGAACAACCCCCCTCAACCTCCAACTAGAAAGGACAGCTTTAGGGCCACCCGGAGTCGTACTAATGACGGCAACAAACATTGCATATCATCTGCAGTTGAAAACAGTACTTGTTGTAAAGAAAACCTGCCCTGTCTGAATGTCGATTCTGGAATTCAAAATGGTTTCTCTGCACCAGAAGAGGGTGACCAAACTGAGAATGTAAAAACAGATTCAACACACTCACACTTTAGTCAAAGACAAATTGATGAATTTAGACATATTAAAGGTGATGGCAGCTCTGAAAATGACTCTAAGTCCGAGGCGCACTCGGAGCACTTCTCTGACTCGGTTCCAACCTCAAAAGTTCCCATCACCCCATTTGCTTCTGCTTCCTTACCCTCTGAATCCTCCACAGAGATTCAAGGGCAGTCCCATGTTGACCACTGTCAGACCAATCACTCCTCAGCAGGCCTTCACCGGCACAGTGCACCCGAGAAGCTGCTCGCCTCTCAGCTCCAGCTACTGCAGTTCAATAGCAATGACTCTTCTCTGGAGGTTTTCAACCCATCAAACCCATCTGATCACTCTGTATCGGCCTGCAGCAGCCAGTGGTCCCATGCTTCATCACTTCAGCACACAACGGAAGACTCAACCTTTCCCACATTACATAAGATGGAAGGTAGTCGATGCTCGACTCCAGGATCTGTCTTCCTGGAGGGAGAAGTTGAGGATAGTGCGTCAGTTGAGAGGCTAGAAGCTGTGGGTGTAAATGGGAGGTCTCTGTCACCAGTTCATCATCATACACCTTGGGGACGTTCTGTAAGCGTACCAGGTGAACCCACTGGATCATCAACCCGGGAACAACTGAACTCTGATCACATGGCAGAGAGTGATTTTCAGCCACTCAGTGCAGCTGCCAGTGTGGATACTTTGCTGGACGAGCAAATGCTTGTAGAAAAGCGGATGACGGGGGATAAGAATGAGGAAGtggcagaaagagaggaaaacacaaagaagtcaAACTCATCCAAAAACTTTCGGCGGAACCGTCGACGCAGTGAACGATTTGCCACCAACCTCCGCAACGAAATCCAGAGGAAAAAGGCGCAACTTCAGCGGGGTCATGGTCCAGGAGGGCTGCTGTGCAGCAGAGAAACTGTCCAGGAAGAGGAATGTTCAGACCTTTGTGAAGATGGACCAGACCCAAACAGGCCTATTCAGAAGAAATCTGTCAAAGTTGCCTTTGTCACACCAGGAGTCCCTGAAGATTCCCAAAACTCTTCACAGGTCAAGACATCAAAAACCTTAAGAGAGCCAGACTGTGGCATCTCCCAGACTCAGACCACATCCTTCCCCCAGGGCAATAATCGATCCAGGTCTGTTCAGATTCTGGATCCAGGGGTCTCCAGCTTTGGTGTCGGCATCAGAGTTGTTGAGGAACCAGCTCCTGCTGGCAAGGCTCGCCGCTGGCGATGGACGCCTGAACACAAGCTCCAACTAGAACTAGATGGAGATCGACGGTGTGGAGTCTCGGGTGAAAAGGTATTGGGTGTAACAGGGTCACGTCATGGAGTTTGTGCCTTCACTTCCTCATCAGGCTCCTCCCACAGTCGCTCCTCTTCAAGCTCTCGATTAGAGGAGTCAGATATTCTTCCATTTGCAGATAGAATGAAGTTTTTTGAGGAGACTTCCAAAGGCATTCCTGTGTCAAATACATCAAATAGGtccaacaacaggcagaaccaACCAGACTGGCATCAAGAGCAACAGACGGAAGATCTAGGGCAAAATTCTACCCAAAGGAGATACTCCTACCAAGGAGCACAAGAAGAAAGTGTCCATCCTCCAAATAATATGGAACCTAGGCGGCAGCCTGTCAGTGCAATTagggagagacagaaagagattgagaaagaaagggaggaaaggttgagagagatggagaggcAGCAACAGCTAGAAAGACAGGAGAGAGAACTAGAAATGGAACGGGCAAGACTGAGAGAGATTCAGCGAGAAGAGAGGatgaggcagagagagagggaacGAGAGAGGgaactgcaaagaaaaagagaggCTGAGAAGGAAAGATTGGAACATTTTCAACATGTCCCACCTCAGGACTGTTACAGTCATTCTGGCATCAGAGAACAAGAGCGAGAAATCCAGCTTAAGGACCAATTCCACAACTGGCAGCCCAAACCTCAGACATTTTCTCACTGTCAAAACCAAGTCCAGGGGTCAGCGTTTTATCCCGTCAGCCATCATCTGCAGCCAGAGAAACAAGACTCTTTACATCAGGGGTACAACGCAAAGAGCTACACACCCACAGAG ACGTTTCACGCCCCGCAACAGGAAACGGTCAAACTCAACAGGAAGTACAGCCTGACGGAGAG AGACTACTCCACCTGGAGACGGGAGTCCAGGCAACCGCCAGCTGTTCACCAACAGCAGCATCATCTTCATCAGGGGCACTCGGACTCCAGACGGCCTGCCAGTCGTGGTGACGAGCGAGATGTCTACAACGCCGCGCCCCCGCCGGCACCCCTTTACCTTCGAGGACGAGCCATGTCTGAAAACGACCTGCGCTTCGAGACCAGCCACCGCTGGTCGCCCTCTATCTACGCCGCCTCGAGCCAGACCCTGAGTGAGATGGAGGAGGGCGGAGACTCATCGAGCGCAGCGCGgcaaaggaagaagaaaacccCACCTCCGCCGAGACCACCCCCCCCGAAGTGGGAGCAGTTCCACCGCCGACGGGCGTCTCACCACGCGCTGCTCGCGTCCTCTGCGTTTGCCGCTCCGCAGCCCATCCCATCCTCCTTCGACAGCACAGAGGGACGCTACTCGGTTCACTCGTCCTCCTACGTCCCGCCACCTGATGAGTCCCGGCAGAGGTCCTACAGCCTGCCCCCGGAGAGGCAAGAAGCATCAGAGACCTGCTCTCGAtgcagctgcagtcagactCAAACTCAGGAGCACGCGTTCTCTCGACCGTCCAGCCAAAGTCCAGCTCCGTTTCAGGAGCACGCCTTCGCTGTTGCCCCGCCCAGCCCGATGTTCTCCAGGAAGGCCTTCAGGCCTGTGGCGCCACGCCATGTTGAGAGGGAGGATGACTTTGTGGCGGAGCCTGTAGTAGCATCTCTACCTCCACCTCTACCAGCTAAGACCAGAATGAGAAG TCCATCAGGGTTGAATGTGGGCCTCAGTCTAGATCTCAAACCATTGCCCAGCACCAGACCTAGAGCCGAGCGGGAGAGACCCCCATCTTCTGGGGTTCATAGTCCGTCTCCGGGTTTAGAAGTTGGCAGACCGAGAGAGGATTATCCTACAGAAGCATACTTCAGTCAAGGAGAGCTCGAGCATCACCAGGCTTTCACAAACAGAGACTTCCAAGTTCAAGGTCAGCAGAAACACGCAGAGTCGGAAAAAACTCTGAGCCCGAGCCCGGTCCACAGCCTGGAGGTTGAGCTGGAGGTTCCCTTAGAGACGGACATCGACGATTTCCAGGAGCTGCCGGTGGAGGACATGGCCATCACCAGCGAGCTGCCGTGCTTCGCGCAACCCGTCACAGTGCTGGAGACAGACATCGACACGCTGCCGGATCCAGAGGCCTCGCCGTCAGCTGAGACTCTCGATGGGAGCGGCTCGCTGGATGAGGAGGAATTGGAGCTTTTCCCTCTGAGTGGCGAAGGAGAGTCTGGGACGGAAAGCTGGAGAGAAGCCAGTCAGTCTGTGGAGCACAACACCAACAGCCTGGACAG GCAGTCCGGGGCCAGCTCCAGCTGTTCGTCCTATTACCACACGTCTGCAGCCAAGGCTCAGCTCCTGTCGCAGATGAAGGACTTCACCGACAGCAGAGAGAAGCTCGAGGACGACGAGCTCGCCTACAAG aagcagctgatggagAGCCTGCGTAAGAAGCTGGGAGTGCTGAGGGAGGCTCAGAGGGGACTGCAGGAGGACATCAGAGCCAACGCACAGCTGGGAGACGAG GTGGAGAACATGGTAGTGTCCGTGTGTAAACCCAACGAGGTGGACAAATACCGTATGTTCATTGGTGACCTTGACAAGGTGGTGAGCTTAATGCTGTCTCTGTCTGGGAGGCTGCTCAGAGTGGAAACCACACTGGACACGCTGGACCCTGAGACAGAGCACCAGGACCGG ctccccctgctggaaaAGAAACGTCACCTCATGAGACAGCTGTCGGAGGCTCAGGACTTGAAGGACCACGTCGATCGCAGAGAGCAGGCCGTCAGCCGGGTTCTGGCCCGCTGCCTCACTCCAGAACAGCACAGAGACTACAG ccACTTTGTGAAGATGAAGGCTGCCCTGCTGGTGGAGCAGAGACAACTTGAGGACAAGATTCGGCTGGGAGAGGAGCAACTCAGAGGGCTGAGAGAGAGCCTGGGCCTGGGCCTGGGAATGGGAATGGGAATGGGGATATCGATGGGATACGGACATTACTGA